ATCACGGTCGACGGCACCGATGTGGCCGGACCGATCCGGACTCCGGAGGTCACCGCCAAGGTCAGCGCGGTGAGCGCCGTACCGGAGGTGCGGGCCCGGATCACCGAGCTCCAGCGCTCGCTGGCGGCCTCCGCCGAGCAGGGGATGGTCGTCGAGGGCCGGGACATCGGTACGACCGTGCTGCCCGGCGCCGACCTGAAGGTGTTCCTCACCGCGTCCCCGGAGGCCCGTGCCGCCCGGCGCAGCGGTGAGCTGAAGGGCGCGGACGTCCACAGCACGCGCGAGGCGCTGATCAAGCGGGACACGGCCGACTCCTCGCGCAAGACCTCCCCGCTCGCCAAGGCGGACGACGCCGTCGAGGTGGACACCACCGAGCTGACGCTGAACCAGGTCATCGAGTGCGTCGTCACCCTCGTCGAGGAGAAGCGGGCGGCGAAGTGACTTCTGGGTCCACGCCCTCGCTCAAGGGCGCCGAGGTCGGGCGGCGCATCGGCGTCGGCCTGATGTACGGGCTGTTCAAGCCGCGTGTGCTGGGTGCCTGGAAGGTGCCGGCGAGCGGCCCGCTGATCTTCGCGATCAACCACTCCCACAACGTCGACGGCCCGATGGTGATGGGCGTGGCGCCCCGGCCGACGCACTTCCTGATCAAGAAGGAAGCGTTCATCGGCCCTCTCGACCCGTTCCTGACCGCCATCGGCCAGCTCAAGGTCGACCGCGACACCACCGACCGGACGGCGATCACCCGCGCGCTGGGCGTGCTGGAGAACGGCGGAGTCCTCGGGATCTTCCCGGAGGGCACGCGCGGCGAGGGCGACTTCGCCGCCCTGCGCGCCGGTCTCGCGTACTTCGCGGTGCGCGGCGGGGCTCCGATCGTGCCCGTCGCCGTGCTGGGAAGTTCCGAACGGAGTGGACGGTTGATAAAGGCACTGCCACCGCTGCGCTCCCGTGTCGACGTCGTCTTCGGCGAGCCGTTCGAGGCGGGCGACGGCAGCGGGCGGCGTACCCGCAAGGCGCTGGACGCGGCCACCGAACGCATCCAGAAGCAGCTTGCCGCACACCTGGAAAACGCCAGGCGCCTGACCGGGCGCTGAGCGACACTGAATAACCGAGTAGTGGATCAACCCGCACAAAACGGCTGCTCCACCGATCACCACGAATGAACGACGAGGTACGGACTTCATGAACGACCACATCCAGCCCGACGGCTCGGAAGCCTTCGAGCACGATCACGGGGCGCTCGGCGACGCCGAGTACGCGGAGTTCATGGAGCTCGCCGCCGTCGAGGGCTTCGACATCGAGGACGTCGAGGGGGCGATCGAGGAGGCCGGCCACGGGCCGCTGCCCGTGCTCGCCGTCGTCGGCCGCCCCAATGTCGGCAAGTCGACCCTGGTCAACCGGATCATCGGCCGCCGCGAGGCCGTCGTCGAGGACAAGCCGGGCGTCACCCGGGACCGGGTCACCTACGAGGCCGAGTGGTCGGGCCGCCGCTTCAAGCTCGTCGACACCGGCGGCTGGGAGCAGGACGTCCTCGGCATCGACGCCTCCGTGGCCGCACAGGCCGAGTACGCGATCGAGGCGGCCGACGCCGTCGTGTTCGTCGTCGACGCCAAGGTCGGCGCCACCGACACCGACGAGGCGGTCGTACGGCTGCTGCGCAAGGCCGGCAAGCCCGTCGTGCTGGCCGCCAACAAGGTCGACGGCCCGAGCGCCGAGGCCGACGCGGCCTACCTGTGGTCCCTGGGCCTCGGCGAGCCGCACCCGATCTCCGCGCTGCACGGCCGCGGCACCGGCGACATGCTCGACGCCGTCCTGGAGGCCCTTCCGGAGGCTCCCGCCCAGACCTTCGGCACCGCGGTCGGCGGCCCGCGCCGCATCGCGCTCATCGGCCGCCCGAACGTCGGCAAGTCCTCGCTGCTGAACAAGGTGGCGAACGAGGAGCGTGTCGTCGTCAACGAGATCGCGGGAACCACCCGTGACCCGGTCGACGAGCTGATCGAACTCGGCGGCGTGACCTGGAAGTTCGTCGACACGGCGGGCATCCGCAAGCGCGTCCACCTCCAGCAGGGCGCCGACTACTACGCCTCGCTGCGCACCGCGGCCGCCGTCGAGAAGGCCGAGGTGGCGGTCATCCTGATCGACGCCTCGGAGTCCATCTCGGTCCAGGACCAGCGCATCGTCACCATGGCCGTCGACGCGGGCCGCGCCCTCGTCATCGCCTACAACAAGTGGGACACCCTCGACGAGGAGCGCCGCTACTACCTGGAGCGGGAGATCGAGACCGAGTTCGCGCAGGTCGCCTGGGCGCCCCGGGTGAACGTCTCGGCCCGCACCGGCCGGCACATGGAGAAGCTGGTCCCGGCGATCGAGGCCGCCCTGGCCGGCTGGGAGACCCGCGTCCCGACGGGCCGCCTCAACGCCTTCCTCGGCGAGCTGGTCGCGGCCCATCCGCACCCGGTCCGGGGCGGCAAGCAGCCGCGCATCCTGTTCGGCACGCAGGCGGGGACCAAGCCCCCGCGGTTCGTCCTCTTCGCCTCCGGCTTCATCGAGGCGGGCTACCGGCGCTTCATCGAGCGCCGGCTGCGCGAGGAGTTCGGCTTCGAGGGCACCCCGATCCACATCTCGGTGCGGGTGCGGGAGAAGCGCGGCGCCAACAAGAAGAAGTAGCACGGTACGGCTGGAGGGCGGCACCCGCGTCGGGTGCCGCCCTCCAGCCGTGTCCGCCGGTCAGAAGGTCCGCCGGGATCCCGGGGGGAGTGCCGCCGGGATGTGGTGCAGTGCGGTGGGTGCGGGCTGCTGGCCGAGCTGTCCCACCCGCTGCCACTGGGACTGCTGCCCGGACCCGTGCCGTGCGCTCTGCGCCCCCGCGCTGTAGGCGCTGTACGAGCTGCTGAACGATCCCGGGCGGGGCGCCGGGTAGGAGCTCGTGTGGTGCGGGATGTTCCCGAACGCGGTGAACCCCAGGTCTTCCTCGCCGCTGCGGTCACCCGGCAGCGAGCGGAACGCCTTGACGTACTCGGCGTAGAGCGCGTCGTAGATCGGCGTGGCCGATGGGCCGCCCTGGGAGTCCTGCGCGGGTCGCGCGGACGGGATCGACTGGAAGGACGGGCGGCGGGGGACGTCGTAGGTGTGCACGTATGTCCAAACGACGTGGCACAGGAAGGGATGCGGCTCCGCGGCCGGCCTCGGGGGGCGCGCAACCGCGTTCGGACACGGCCGGCCCGCGCCGGCGCGGACGCCGGCGAACGCACCCGGCCGCCGTCCGCCGACAGCCGCGGATGCGACCGCCGTCCGTGCACGGCTGCTGACCTGCCAGGGGCACCGCGGTGCTCAGCCGTCGTGGGCGTCGCCGGTCGCGTATGCGTCCTGCGGATGCGACCGCCGTCCGTGCACCACCCCTCCGGGCGCCGTGTGGCCCGCAGCCCCGCCTCGGCGGCCCGACTCAGGTCCCGGCGAGCGGGAGGGCGGCTCCGACCAGTTGTCCGTTGGCGGCGGCCTTGTCCAGGGCGTCCCGCAGCAGGTCCTCCCGGGGCTGACGGCCGATGGAGCCCACCGGCGCCGCGAACATCAGCACTTGCTGGTGCTTGTTGGCGGCGGCCCGCCACCCTTCCGTCACCTGCAACGGCTGGTGCGCCTGCCACCAGGCGATCGGCTGCCCGCCGTT
This Streptomyces sp. NBC_00377 DNA region includes the following protein-coding sequences:
- a CDS encoding lysophospholipid acyltransferase family protein encodes the protein MYGLFKPRVLGAWKVPASGPLIFAINHSHNVDGPMVMGVAPRPTHFLIKKEAFIGPLDPFLTAIGQLKVDRDTTDRTAITRALGVLENGGVLGIFPEGTRGEGDFAALRAGLAYFAVRGGAPIVPVAVLGSSERSGRLIKALPPLRSRVDVVFGEPFEAGDGSGRRTRKALDAATERIQKQLAAHLENARRLTGR
- the cmk gene encoding (d)CMP kinase: MENGAAQPVIVAIDGPSGTGKSSTSKAVAARLGLSYLDTGAQYRAITWWMVNNGIDIEDPSAIAAVADKPEIVSGTDPAGPVITVDGTDVAGPIRTPEVTAKVSAVSAVPEVRARITELQRSLAASAEQGMVVEGRDIGTTVLPGADLKVFLTASPEARAARRSGELKGADVHSTREALIKRDTADSSRKTSPLAKADDAVEVDTTELTLNQVIECVVTLVEEKRAAK
- the der gene encoding ribosome biogenesis GTPase Der; protein product: MNDHIQPDGSEAFEHDHGALGDAEYAEFMELAAVEGFDIEDVEGAIEEAGHGPLPVLAVVGRPNVGKSTLVNRIIGRREAVVEDKPGVTRDRVTYEAEWSGRRFKLVDTGGWEQDVLGIDASVAAQAEYAIEAADAVVFVVDAKVGATDTDEAVVRLLRKAGKPVVLAANKVDGPSAEADAAYLWSLGLGEPHPISALHGRGTGDMLDAVLEALPEAPAQTFGTAVGGPRRIALIGRPNVGKSSLLNKVANEERVVVNEIAGTTRDPVDELIELGGVTWKFVDTAGIRKRVHLQQGADYYASLRTAAAVEKAEVAVILIDASESISVQDQRIVTMAVDAGRALVIAYNKWDTLDEERRYYLEREIETEFAQVAWAPRVNVSARTGRHMEKLVPAIEAALAGWETRVPTGRLNAFLGELVAAHPHPVRGGKQPRILFGTQAGTKPPRFVLFASGFIEAGYRRFIERRLREEFGFEGTPIHISVRVREKRGANKKK